The Candidatus Nitrosocosmicus franklandus genome contains a region encoding:
- a CDS encoding transcription initiation factor IIB — MFGDRCPRCGKGPMVTDNSTGEMFCGNCGFVVTERIEETGPEWRAFSKEEHEDRSRAGVPTSLAMHDMGLATIIGPVDKDASGKPLSASMKSTIERLRTWDSRSQVHEPVDRNFRQAFSELDRLKDKLAVGDAVIEKAAYVYRKALEKGLVRGRSISALVAAALYAACRDTETPRTLKDVANASNIKKKDVARCYRLLIRELDLKMPVVDPVKCVARIASKAGLTEKTKRKALEILKKAEEGKISAGKDPMGLAAAALYVACVMNGENKTQKDVAEAAGVTEVTIRNRYKGLKTHLKL; from the coding sequence ATGTTTGGTGATCGATGTCCAAGATGCGGCAAAGGTCCTATGGTTACAGATAATTCAACCGGAGAAATGTTCTGCGGTAATTGTGGTTTTGTAGTAACAGAGAGAATTGAGGAAACTGGACCGGAATGGAGGGCCTTCTCAAAAGAAGAGCATGAGGATCGTAGCAGAGCTGGAGTACCTACATCTTTAGCCATGCATGATATGGGCCTCGCTACTATTATTGGACCAGTAGATAAGGACGCCTCGGGGAAACCGCTCTCTGCGTCCATGAAGAGTACAATCGAAAGACTAAGGACTTGGGACAGTAGGAGTCAAGTTCATGAACCAGTTGACAGAAACTTTAGACAGGCATTTAGTGAACTTGATAGATTAAAAGATAAGCTAGCAGTCGGTGATGCGGTAATAGAGAAGGCTGCTTATGTTTATCGAAAGGCCCTAGAAAAGGGGTTAGTTAGGGGAAGATCAATTTCAGCGCTGGTTGCAGCTGCTCTTTATGCAGCATGTCGAGACACTGAAACACCAAGAACTTTGAAGGATGTTGCTAATGCTAGCAACATCAAGAAGAAAGACGTTGCGAGATGTTATAGATTGCTAATAAGAGAATTGGATCTCAAAATGCCAGTTGTGGATCCAGTAAAATGTGTTGCAAGAATTGCTAGCAAGGCAGGACTCACTGAAAAAACAAAAAGAAAGGCTTTAGAAATTCTAAAGAAAGCCGAGGAAGGCAAAATTTCTGCTGGAAAGGATCCGATGGGGCTTGCAGCTGCAGCCTTGTATGTAGCCTGTGTCATGAACGGAGAGAACAAAACACAGAAAGATGTAGCCGAAGCTGCCGGAGTTACAGAGGTCACTATTAGAAATAGATACAAAGGTCTCAAAACTCATCTAAAACTTTAA
- a CDS encoding CPBP family glutamic-type intramembrane protease, with protein MMSVTTKMDQSTGFVTSHNYLMITISWFSLYFILSILIDILQQLFGITLGNPLTHDPLLSFFYLSAAPLNEEIFFRVLLMGLPLFLIFIPIGRGKFLSTLNHPYSNMEKFRRQSTTIGVFIIIILNSFVFGLSHVIFGGGYELGKISQAALGGLIIGWIYYRYGLASAITFHWISNYVFFAYSILGFYLFQTPWNVESDNLLLGIVSIGFIAIGILFFYQVAGRFLNKYLVR; from the coding sequence ATGATGTCTGTAACAACTAAAATGGATCAAAGTACAGGGTTTGTTACTTCACACAATTATCTAATGATAACCATTTCTTGGTTTTCTCTTTACTTTATCTTATCAATACTAATTGATATACTTCAACAATTATTCGGTATAACTTTAGGGAATCCTTTAACTCATGATCCTCTGCTTTCATTTTTTTACTTATCCGCTGCCCCTCTTAATGAAGAAATCTTTTTTCGAGTACTCCTAATGGGGCTACCTTTGTTTCTTATTTTCATTCCAATAGGAAGGGGAAAATTTCTGTCTACATTAAATCATCCATACTCTAATATGGAAAAATTCAGAAGACAATCTACTACTATTGGAGTTTTTATTATAATTATTCTCAATTCATTTGTTTTTGGACTATCTCACGTGATCTTTGGTGGGGGTTATGAATTAGGAAAAATTAGTCAGGCTGCTTTAGGCGGACTGATAATCGGATGGATTTACTATAGATATGGTTTGGCTTCAGCTATTACTTTTCACTGGATCTCTAATTATGTATTTTTTGCATATAGTATTCTCGGATTTTATTTGTTCCAAACGCCTTGGAATGTAGAATCCGATAACCTATTGCTTGGAATTGTTTCGATAGGTTTCATAGCAATTGGAATCTTATTCTTCTACCAAGTTGCGGGTAGGTTTCTAAATAAATATTTGGTAAGATAA
- a CDS encoding ABC transporter substrate-binding protein — translation MTKILIIVSFLLIIGMMFIFFPGKNVYSIENKSGGFSDHIKFIRFSNENVAYQQVSNGQLDVYFFQIPLQLVETAKKNPNLKIYEKEGLSYGLLLNPSNSSNNFNPFSIKDIRFALNFLIDRNFIVNNILKGFGEPIAEPYGSTSPEYHNILPVIDQLKIRYDPNFAKEMINNAMLNVGSTKDSNGKFTLEGKPITIKILIRNDDLLRKSFGDYVASEIEKLGFTVMKEYGDLTKANRIVYGSDPAQLEWNMYTESLISNSFVRYNPGTVTQMYAPWFGSMPGSQNPLFWQYSNSTIDGLTQKLIFNNFTSEQERNELLQKAEAIGIEEAVRLFFARSYDPYISSSKIGGLINDYSAGIANKLSLLNAIKNGSDNNTLNVGMIQIFQGAWNNVKGCSDFYCRIIYSLIADSPTFSNPYTGDPEPMRNVWTSVISNGFNDKVNVSKNSIRWNPYGQIWETNEHVNNTALTKVTITPQYSNWHSGVPVDKYDILYSYYFPYEWSTKTENNDLTYDSEYASLVFPTLSLIKGVDFHDNGTFDTYVDLWHYDKKQVPSYGTLWPTEPWDITAATERLVMNNKLSYSKSDANIKGIDQLSLNLPVHSEMIKEELIRMINEKYIPNPLKGMVTLDYVLNRYNTSLEWITKHGNAVIGNGPYYLEEFNPAGGVVTLSAFRDGTYPIEVGSYSKFVNPPGLDIRKINVPKFIQIGKPFDFSIEMGVKNSSGELNPFIGSVNYIVTDRNDNLVIADKLTLNASKDVDNSFDSVNSSLTQTSLVNIHLNSTQTSELVPGPSKLKLIITTFDSPKPMISENTLIARP, via the coding sequence ATGACAAAAATATTGATTATTGTTTCTTTCCTATTGATTATTGGAATGATGTTTATATTCTTTCCTGGTAAAAATGTTTATTCGATTGAGAATAAATCAGGTGGTTTTTCTGACCATATTAAATTCATTAGGTTTTCAAATGAAAATGTTGCTTACCAGCAGGTTAGTAATGGCCAATTGGATGTCTATTTTTTTCAAATTCCTTTGCAATTAGTCGAGACTGCAAAAAAAAACCCTAATTTGAAAATATATGAAAAGGAGGGTCTTAGCTACGGATTATTGCTAAATCCATCAAATTCCTCAAATAACTTCAACCCATTTTCTATCAAGGATATAAGATTCGCATTAAACTTTCTTATAGACAGAAATTTTATAGTGAATAATATCTTGAAAGGGTTTGGCGAACCTATAGCAGAACCCTACGGCTCTACTTCACCTGAATATCATAATATACTTCCCGTAATTGACCAACTAAAAATTAGATACGATCCTAATTTTGCAAAAGAGATGATAAATAACGCAATGTTAAATGTAGGATCTACAAAGGATTCCAATGGGAAGTTTACTTTAGAGGGGAAACCAATAACTATAAAAATATTGATTCGAAATGATGATCTACTTAGAAAATCATTTGGGGATTACGTAGCTTCCGAAATTGAAAAGTTAGGATTTACTGTAATGAAGGAATATGGTGATTTGACTAAGGCTAACAGAATTGTCTACGGATCAGATCCAGCCCAATTGGAATGGAATATGTATACCGAGTCATTGATATCGAATTCTTTTGTAAGGTACAACCCAGGCACTGTTACACAAATGTATGCGCCTTGGTTTGGGAGTATGCCAGGCTCTCAAAATCCTCTGTTCTGGCAATATTCTAATTCTACTATAGATGGCCTAACTCAAAAACTAATTTTCAATAATTTTACTTCAGAACAAGAAAGAAACGAGCTCTTACAAAAAGCAGAAGCAATTGGAATTGAGGAAGCTGTGAGATTATTTTTTGCAAGATCATATGATCCTTATATATCATCTTCAAAAATTGGTGGATTAATTAACGACTACTCAGCTGGTATAGCCAATAAGCTGTCATTATTGAATGCCATTAAAAATGGTAGCGACAATAACACGTTAAATGTTGGTATGATACAAATATTCCAAGGAGCATGGAATAATGTTAAAGGCTGTTCAGATTTTTATTGCAGAATTATATATTCTCTAATTGCAGACTCGCCTACCTTCTCTAATCCTTATACTGGTGATCCTGAACCTATGAGAAATGTCTGGACTAGCGTCATATCTAACGGATTTAATGACAAGGTTAATGTTTCAAAAAATTCTATACGTTGGAACCCTTATGGACAAATTTGGGAAACAAATGAACATGTTAACAATACAGCGCTCACAAAAGTAACAATTACTCCCCAATATTCAAACTGGCACAGCGGAGTACCTGTTGACAAGTATGACATATTGTATTCTTATTATTTCCCATATGAGTGGTCGACTAAAACTGAAAATAATGATTTGACCTATGACTCTGAATATGCGAGTTTAGTATTTCCAACTCTATCTTTGATAAAGGGAGTCGATTTTCATGATAATGGTACTTTCGATACTTATGTAGACTTGTGGCACTATGATAAAAAACAAGTCCCTTCATACGGAACATTATGGCCAACTGAACCATGGGATATAACTGCAGCTACTGAACGTTTGGTAATGAACAATAAATTGTCATATTCAAAAAGCGATGCCAATATTAAGGGTATAGATCAATTGTCTTTGAATCTGCCGGTTCATTCTGAGATGATAAAGGAAGAGCTAATTCGGATGATCAATGAAAAGTATATTCCTAATCCACTTAAAGGAATGGTAACATTAGATTATGTTTTGAACCGGTATAATACTTCTTTGGAATGGATTACAAAGCATGGTAATGCAGTAATAGGTAATGGACCATATTATCTTGAAGAATTCAATCCAGCTGGTGGTGTAGTAACATTAAGTGCTTTCAGGGATGGTACCTATCCAATTGAGGTTGGAAGTTATTCAAAATTTGTAAATCCTCCTGGATTAGATATCCGAAAAATTAATGTTCCTAAATTCATTCAGATTGGAAAGCCGTTTGATTTTAGCATAGAAATGGGTGTAAAGAATTCATCCGGTGAATTGAATCCTTTCATAGGTAGCGTTAATTATATCGTCACCGATAGAAATGATAATTTGGTTATTGCTGATAAATTGACTTTAAATGCTAGCAAAGACGTTGATAATTCATTTGACAGTGTAAATAGCTCTCTTACTCAGACTTCATTAGTAAACATTCATCTCAATTCGACCCAAACATCTGAACTTGTACCTGGACCTTCGAAACTAAAGCTTATCATCACAACCTTTGATTCTCCCAAACCAATGATTAGTGAAAATACTTTGATCGCTAGACCATGA